From Sporosarcina sp. 6E9, a single genomic window includes:
- a CDS encoding CPBP family intramembrane glutamic endopeptidase, giving the protein MEINQVNWRKNDSWGMKEFILLMLLEFVFIIGFIKFFVQPVFSRWFDNDLYAGTLMGLTMAIILISGVYFIALRPKKLSWAEVGIKSFTVKDWKLIVLYSIIIMVGVVFITVLTSFFGNTWENSKTEAMQQDVSFFKVLIAIISAAIISPIYEEIFYRGFLFRWFRTRVGLIGSILFSSLIFSIVHIPTYNVIPVAFFSGVIFALAYERTNSIWPSVIIHGLTNGIMVLLTITG; this is encoded by the coding sequence ATGGAAATAAATCAAGTAAACTGGAGAAAAAATGACAGTTGGGGTATGAAAGAGTTTATTTTGTTAATGTTGCTTGAGTTTGTATTTATAATTGGATTTATCAAGTTTTTTGTTCAACCGGTTTTTTCCCGATGGTTTGATAATGATCTATATGCTGGAACATTAATGGGATTAACGATGGCAATCATTCTAATCTCGGGTGTATATTTTATTGCTCTTCGTCCGAAAAAACTTTCTTGGGCTGAAGTGGGGATAAAATCATTCACTGTGAAGGATTGGAAACTCATTGTTTTATACTCGATTATCATAATGGTTGGTGTTGTATTCATTACAGTGCTCACTAGTTTTTTTGGGAATACGTGGGAGAATAGTAAAACGGAGGCAATGCAGCAAGACGTTTCTTTCTTTAAAGTTCTTATTGCTATTATCTCTGCAGCAATTATCTCTCCGATATACGAAGAGATTTTTTATCGAGGTTTCTTGTTTCGTTGGTTTCGTACACGCGTAGGATTGATTGGATCTATTTTATTTAGCTCATTAATTTTTTCAATTGTTCATATTCCAACATATAATGTAATTCCAGTAGCCTTTTTTAGTGGTGTCATCTTTGCTTTAGCATATGAACGAACAAACTCAATCTGGCCTTCCGTTATTATCCACGGATTAACGAACGGAATTATGGTTTTGTTAACGATTACGGGATAA
- the pepF gene encoding oligoendopeptidase F, whose product MVKSLPPRSEVKVEETWNLEDLFKTEEDYNAAVIELENEVDAYAEKFNGKITDAESVNEALKGYLAVFEKIVPVGTYTSLATSTDQTNDEAQMRSSKFSSTSAKVNSKLSFVNSELLELPVETLEKAMELSPDFKNYLEKLIKKKEYQLHPEVEKTLAAFSSTFNAPYGLYNTTKMVDMSFDDFIVDGQSFPLSYVSFEGDWESETDTAKRRAAFDAFSKKLRDYQHTTAKTYDMQLQTEKTTADVRGYDSVFDYLLFNQEVDKSMYDRQIDLITKELAPHMRKYANLLKKVHGLDKMTFADLKISLDPAYEPKITIAESKKYIDDALAIMGADYINMVDRSYEERWIDFAQNKGKSTGAFCSSPHGYHPYILISWTGSMEDVFVLAHELGHAGHFYNANREQNVFNARPSMYFVEAPSTMNEMLVANHLLKNSDDPKFKRWVISSIVSRTYYHNFVTHLLEAAYQRKVYDRIDAGGSVNATVLNELKRGVLEDFWGDDVEINEGAELTWMRQPHYYMGLYPYTYSAGLTISTQVSKRILDEGQPAVDEWLEVLKAGGTKSPAELSQMAGVDITTEKPLRDTIAYIGELIDQLVELTEEIESVKS is encoded by the coding sequence ATGGTTAAAAGTTTACCGCCACGTTCAGAAGTTAAAGTAGAAGAAACTTGGAACTTGGAAGATCTATTCAAAACTGAAGAGGATTACAATGCTGCAGTCATTGAACTTGAGAATGAAGTAGACGCTTATGCTGAAAAGTTTAATGGAAAAATTACAGATGCTGAATCAGTTAATGAAGCACTAAAAGGTTATTTGGCTGTATTCGAAAAAATTGTTCCTGTGGGCACATATACAAGTCTTGCAACCAGCACTGATCAGACGAATGACGAAGCACAAATGCGTTCAAGTAAATTTAGTTCTACATCCGCAAAAGTGAATAGTAAACTATCGTTTGTTAACAGTGAGCTTCTTGAGCTACCTGTAGAAACACTTGAAAAAGCGATGGAACTTTCTCCTGACTTTAAAAACTATTTGGAGAAGTTAATCAAGAAAAAAGAATATCAACTGCATCCTGAAGTCGAAAAAACATTGGCTGCATTCTCCTCAACATTCAACGCACCTTACGGATTGTACAATACGACAAAAATGGTTGATATGTCGTTCGATGATTTTATTGTGGACGGACAAAGTTTCCCATTAAGCTACGTTTCATTTGAAGGCGACTGGGAATCCGAAACCGACACGGCTAAACGTCGAGCTGCATTCGATGCGTTTTCAAAAAAACTAAGAGACTATCAACATACAACTGCTAAAACATATGATATGCAATTGCAAACTGAAAAAACGACGGCTGATGTACGTGGCTACGACTCAGTTTTCGATTATTTATTGTTCAATCAAGAAGTCGATAAATCCATGTACGACCGCCAAATTGATTTAATTACAAAAGAACTTGCGCCGCATATGCGCAAATACGCCAATCTACTTAAAAAAGTTCATGGATTAGATAAAATGACGTTCGCGGATTTGAAGATTTCGCTTGACCCTGCTTATGAACCGAAAATCACTATTGCAGAATCCAAAAAGTATATTGACGACGCGCTTGCAATTATGGGTGCCGACTATATCAATATGGTCGACCGTTCATACGAAGAGCGTTGGATTGATTTTGCTCAGAATAAAGGAAAATCTACCGGTGCTTTCTGTTCAAGTCCTCACGGCTACCACCCGTACATCCTGATTTCTTGGACAGGCAGCATGGAAGACGTTTTCGTTCTTGCACACGAACTTGGACATGCGGGTCACTTCTACAATGCAAACCGTGAACAAAATGTATTTAATGCACGTCCGTCTATGTATTTCGTTGAAGCGCCGTCTACGATGAATGAAATGCTAGTGGCGAATCACTTACTGAAAAACTCGGATGATCCGAAATTCAAGCGTTGGGTGATTTCATCGATTGTGTCACGGACGTATTACCATAACTTTGTCACACACTTACTGGAAGCAGCTTACCAACGCAAAGTCTACGACCGCATTGACGCAGGTGGAAGCGTAAACGCGACTGTATTAAATGAATTAAAACGCGGCGTTCTAGAAGATTTCTGGGGTGATGACGTTGAAATTAACGAAGGTGCCGAGCTAACGTGGATGCGTCAGCCTCACTACTACATGGGCTTATATCCATACACGTATAGTGCGGGACTTACCATCTCTACTCAAGTATCTAAACGGATTTTGGATGAAGGTCAACCAGCTGTCGATGAGTGGCTAGAAGTTCTGAAAGCCGGCGGAACGAAATCCCCTGCCGAACTTTCACAAATGGCAGGTGTCGACATCACAACAGAAAAACCATTACGCGACACAATCGCTTATATCGGTGAATTAATCGACCAACTTGTTGAATTAACCGAAGAGATTGAGTCTGTGAAGTCCTAA
- a CDS encoding sigma-70 family RNA polymerase sigma factor, whose product MFIHHSNELEITKDVLLHQLMLKYGSELKRIAYLYVNDQVECEDIIQEVFITCYENLSKFRHEASYKTWLIRITINKCKDHRKRWSIKNLIYKPEIYPSNTSQSSENVYFKQQHSSEVIEQIASLSGKYKEVLILYYYQEMNMREISEVLNISINTVKSRLLRGKVTLQSKLERGSQLE is encoded by the coding sequence GTGTTTATTCACCATAGTAATGAATTAGAAATTACTAAAGATGTCCTTTTGCATCAGTTAATGCTGAAGTATGGATCGGAGTTAAAACGGATTGCTTATTTGTATGTAAACGATCAAGTTGAATGTGAAGATATAATTCAGGAAGTTTTTATAACATGTTATGAAAACTTATCCAAGTTTCGGCATGAAGCCAGTTATAAGACTTGGCTTATTCGAATCACAATCAATAAATGTAAAGATCATCGTAAGCGATGGAGCATTAAGAACCTAATTTATAAACCAGAAATTTATCCATCGAATACAAGTCAATCGTCCGAAAATGTGTATTTTAAGCAACAACATTCCAGTGAAGTTATAGAACAAATCGCTAGTCTTTCAGGAAAATACAAAGAAGTTCTCATTCTTTATTACTATCAGGAAATGAATATGAGGGAAATTAGTGAAGTCCTAAATATTAGTATAAATACGGTTAAATCAAGACTGTTACGCGGAAAAGTAACTCTTCAAAGTAAACTTGAAAGGGGTAGTCAACTTGAATAA
- a CDS encoding GNAT family N-acetyltransferase, producing MDFKIYKDVNVFSLKVEPILNQKEDVNSLFLAVLQGVKSGNYKNAFMSTIEVEDSVVALFQMTPPHPLNLFFVDENYLEESMDLLIKNLLNIKIELPSIISSKPWAYRFAEKWEVVTGMTTKLVMDQGLYRLDQVNEQLEESSGSWRFANREDCELIEEWYYLFAVEAVLPIPSRNVIHKSIVRMVDQQEVFLWEDDGEVVSMMKKSRPTAHGVTVSLVYTPKGKRRKGYARTLVATISKELLKDYDFCVLYTDMMNPTSNKIYKEIGYVKIVDSVQLGFELSLKGEKI from the coding sequence ATGGACTTCAAGATTTATAAGGATGTAAACGTATTCTCGTTGAAGGTTGAACCTATTTTGAACCAGAAGGAAGATGTTAATAGTCTATTTCTGGCCGTTTTACAAGGTGTTAAATCAGGCAATTATAAAAATGCTTTTATGTCAACAATTGAAGTAGAAGATAGCGTGGTCGCATTATTTCAAATGACACCGCCGCACCCATTAAATCTTTTTTTCGTTGATGAAAATTATCTGGAAGAAAGTATGGATTTATTAATCAAAAATCTGTTGAATATTAAGATTGAACTTCCGTCAATAATTAGTTCGAAACCATGGGCTTATCGCTTTGCCGAAAAGTGGGAAGTTGTAACGGGAATGACAACCAAACTTGTGATGGATCAAGGATTGTATCGACTTGATCAAGTAAATGAACAGTTGGAAGAAAGTTCGGGTTCTTGGCGTTTTGCTAACAGGGAAGACTGTGAGTTGATCGAAGAATGGTATTATCTATTCGCAGTTGAGGCGGTTCTTCCAATACCATCGAGGAATGTTATTCATAAAAGTATAGTAAGAATGGTAGATCAACAAGAAGTGTTTCTTTGGGAAGATGATGGGGAAGTTGTATCCATGATGAAAAAATCACGACCAACAGCGCATGGTGTCACAGTTTCATTGGTTTACACGCCAAAGGGTAAACGTAGAAAAGGGTATGCGCGGACACTGGTAGCTACAATCTCTAAGGAACTTCTAAAAGATTACGATTTTTGCGTCCTCTACACGGATATGATGAATCCAACTTCGAATAAAATATATAAAGAAATAGGATATGTAAAAATAGTGGATTCAGTTCAGCTCGGGTTTGAGTTGAGTTTGAAGGGGGAGAAAATATGA
- a CDS encoding MerR family transcriptional regulator: MKKWTTGEISKQRNISVRTLRYYDQINLLTPSFRDDNGKRFYSEDDLFKLEKIIILKSLSLPLGDIREVLEKLTYKQILISHYNYLQEQHLILQKSISNTTSLINMIDLEETLSWERVNELIHQSQKNSSKKWIDYFHDDEQEFLQKTIPNLSNNDEATQQYVSLLRRIEWCLERSIKPESDEGFEIASKLIELSNDTFQGDTKLMEKFWEIRKLPSEETGLFSISEEVLEFAERSITYVES; the protein is encoded by the coding sequence ATGAAAAAATGGACTACTGGAGAGATTTCTAAACAGCGAAACATTTCCGTTCGTACACTTCGCTATTATGATCAGATTAATCTTCTTACACCAAGTTTCAGGGATGATAACGGAAAAAGATTTTATTCTGAAGATGACTTATTTAAACTAGAAAAAATAATCATTCTAAAATCTCTTTCACTTCCATTGGGGGATATTCGTGAAGTGTTGGAAAAGCTTACATATAAACAAATCCTGATTTCTCACTATAATTACCTGCAAGAACAACACTTGATACTACAAAAAAGCATCTCTAATACAACTTCATTAATCAATATGATAGATTTGGAAGAAACATTATCTTGGGAGCGTGTTAATGAACTTATTCATCAATCACAAAAAAATAGTTCTAAAAAATGGATTGACTATTTTCATGATGATGAACAGGAGTTCTTACAAAAGACGATTCCAAATCTCAGCAATAATGATGAGGCAACACAGCAATATGTGTCTTTGTTGCGTCGAATTGAATGGTGTTTGGAACGAAGTATTAAGCCTGAATCAGACGAAGGATTTGAAATCGCTTCAAAATTGATTGAATTGTCAAATGACACTTTCCAGGGAGATACGAAATTAATGGAGAAATTCTGGGAGATTAGAAAACTACCATCCGAGGAAACAGGGCTATTTTCGATTTCAGAAGAAGTACTAGAGTTTGCTGAACGAAGCATTACTTATGTAGAAAGTTAA
- a CDS encoding carbohydrate ABC transporter permease, translating into MKENHSASSKKVDKTSLIQKFRGNVKYQKYLFVYTCLLLPILFFLGIRILPTLFTFNVGFRDWNLLATGAKPFIGLQNYQALIQDKVFIKSAVNTLIYIVIGVSGQLFFGIIVALLLHKINRFVGFFRVIYFIPYVTSIVAISWVFQWILMKNGIINDLLIKIGLSPQPFLNSPDQAIYVIIGAMIWQALGFQMVLFLAGLENIPKMLYEAAEIDGASPWQKFWHVTVPLLNPTIVFSAVIGSINFIQVSFTQVINMSSDGTGGPLNSTMTVVVYIYQLAFRKFDMGLASAATVLLFLFILALTLFQMKVLTRKFDY; encoded by the coding sequence ATGAAGGAGAATCATTCTGCATCGAGCAAGAAAGTGGATAAGACATCGTTGATACAGAAGTTCAGAGGAAATGTAAAGTATCAAAAATATCTTTTTGTCTACACTTGCCTGTTGCTTCCAATACTATTTTTTCTTGGCATTCGCATTCTTCCTACGTTATTCACATTTAACGTGGGTTTTCGGGATTGGAATTTGTTGGCGACCGGAGCAAAACCATTTATTGGACTTCAAAATTACCAGGCATTAATACAGGACAAAGTTTTCATCAAATCTGCAGTGAACACATTGATTTATATTGTGATAGGTGTTTCGGGGCAATTATTTTTTGGAATTATCGTTGCGCTATTACTACATAAAATAAATCGTTTCGTAGGGTTTTTCAGGGTCATCTATTTTATCCCCTATGTAACTAGTATCGTTGCAATCAGCTGGGTTTTTCAGTGGATATTGATGAAAAATGGAATTATCAATGATTTATTAATCAAAATCGGTTTATCACCACAACCATTTTTGAACTCGCCGGATCAGGCAATATACGTCATCATCGGCGCGATGATTTGGCAGGCTTTAGGCTTTCAAATGGTTCTGTTTTTAGCTGGTTTGGAGAATATACCCAAGATGCTTTATGAGGCTGCAGAGATTGACGGTGCAAGTCCTTGGCAAAAGTTTTGGCATGTGACGGTTCCGCTGTTAAATCCCACAATTGTATTCTCGGCAGTAATAGGAAGTATCAACTTCATTCAAGTATCCTTTACCCAAGTCATCAATATGAGTTCAGATGGCACTGGTGGCCCCTTGAATTCCACAATGACAGTTGTGGTATATATCTATCAATTGGCATTCCGGAAGTTTGATATGGGACTTGCTTCGGCAGCGACCGTACTGCTGTTTCTATTCATTTTAGCCCTGACCTTATTCCAAATGAAGGTCCTGACTAGGAAATTTGATTACTAG
- a CDS encoding carbohydrate ABC transporter permease: MKLGKILTYLALILGSIIMLFPFVWMVSTSLKSPIDIFSLDIIPENITFSNYIKVMEESLFAKWFVNSLIIATVTTISVAFFDTLVGYIIAKFSFVGRGVLFILILSTLMVPTEMLIIPWYMMSSDFGWTDSYWGILFPGLMTGFGVFLMRQFMEQIPDDLLNAARIDGMNEFMIFFKIAIPQVWPALAALSIFTFLGNWNAFLWPLIVIESEALRTLPVGLSFFSSGEAESQWHLIMTGSTIAVIPLILVFILLQRHIISGITLTGMK; encoded by the coding sequence ATGAAACTTGGAAAGATTTTAACATACCTAGCTTTGATACTCGGTTCCATTATTATGCTATTTCCCTTTGTTTGGATGGTTTCTACCTCATTGAAGTCACCGATTGATATCTTTAGTCTGGATATTATACCGGAAAATATCACCTTCAGTAACTATATTAAAGTTATGGAAGAAAGTTTGTTTGCTAAGTGGTTTGTGAATAGCTTGATAATCGCAACAGTCACGACGATAAGTGTAGCGTTTTTTGATACGCTCGTCGGTTATATCATCGCCAAGTTCTCCTTTGTAGGTCGTGGCGTGTTGTTCATTCTTATCTTGAGTACATTAATGGTTCCGACGGAAATGCTTATTATTCCGTGGTATATGATGAGTTCGGATTTCGGATGGACGGATTCGTACTGGGGAATCTTGTTTCCGGGGTTAATGACTGGTTTCGGTGTATTTCTAATGAGACAATTCATGGAGCAGATACCCGATGACTTGTTGAACGCGGCTCGGATTGACGGTATGAATGAATTTATGATATTTTTCAAGATTGCCATTCCACAGGTTTGGCCAGCACTCGCTGCTTTAAGTATTTTTACATTTCTAGGCAACTGGAATGCATTCCTATGGCCGTTGATCGTTATCGAGTCTGAGGCACTCCGAACGCTGCCTGTCGGCTTATCGTTCTTCTCATCGGGAGAAGCGGAGTCGCAGTGGCATTTAATCATGACAGGTTCAACTATTGCGGTTATTCCATTAATCCTCGTGTTTATTCTTTTACAACGCCATATCATATCAGGAATTACTTTGACTGGAATGAAATAA
- a CDS encoding uracil-DNA glycosylase has translation MSDFCPVAWPEELTPENYRDCCECGLYKHGTRMVWGEGNPNAPIMIILDNPGAREDREGNSIVCGTRQTLQESLNKVGLKESDVYATYIIKRKPTRAYDKEQTRKICMQHLHEQLEEKKPKLIICLGNVAVQSFFENEEVDVKGLRGAWHSVKGYSTTVAYHPLAIRRRPNLKQLFLQDWEFVAERYRRLI, from the coding sequence ATGTCCGATTTTTGCCCAGTAGCTTGGCCGGAAGAGCTCACTCCCGAAAATTATAGAGATTGTTGTGAATGCGGACTTTATAAACACGGAACACGAATGGTTTGGGGCGAAGGCAATCCAAATGCACCAATCATGATCATTCTAGATAATCCTGGAGCACGTGAGGATCGTGAAGGTAATTCAATTGTATGTGGGACTAGACAAACTTTGCAGGAATCGCTAAACAAAGTCGGTCTGAAAGAATCGGATGTATATGCTACCTACATTATCAAAAGAAAACCAACGCGTGCGTACGATAAAGAGCAAACGAGGAAAATTTGCATGCAACATTTGCATGAACAACTGGAAGAGAAAAAACCAAAACTAATTATTTGCCTAGGAAATGTCGCTGTTCAATCTTTCTTTGAAAACGAAGAAGTTGATGTGAAAGGCCTTCGCGGTGCATGGCATAGCGTTAAGGGGTATTCAACTACAGTGGCTTATCATCCCTTAGCTATCCGACGTCGTCCAAATTTAAAACAGCTATTTCTTCAAGACTGGGAGTTTGTTGCGGAACGTTATCGACGATTAATTTGA
- a CDS encoding PIG-L family deacetylase → MRKIFNLLTSLMLLLSMAPLSGINNAPASPDVDLWNAVKPLSTTVTFLNTGAHPDDERSDLLAYLSRGLGVKSASVIANRGEGGQNEIGTELGDGLGIIRSNEMIEAAKITGVKAYHLSETTSDAIYDFGFSKSPEETLEKWGEEITYERLIRFIRTYQPDIVMPSFRDVDNQHGHHRAMTILSERTFEDAADPSVFPEQLTEGLAVWQIKKVYLPAESEDTATTSIEIGDYDPIYQMTYPQLGEASRYLHKSQGMGRDLPAEPRQAHLELIKDSVDAKSNELFAGIPYDLNDWAQLVPKNNLRVHLQKLQNKLDGIIDLYPERNLILFESQKALKDIRKLIADTNKAKMDASLKNDLLHKLALKEEQLQEVSFVSSSLKVETTINSDVLTRGESTNVSMTITNEGGDMIKHIEPTLLAPKKWKISTKDKIKHLKPNESKTITFNVTVPNDEEYFHPYNESSLQSKITFKENGTKAESIMELDNTVAVLPEISLSSNPVNLMINTADVQEQVPVTVSVKNYSKGENIASVSLNLPDGWTSNPEQIDVSFSERFDEKEIDFIIHPARQVEEGNFSIDVLATSHGKTFDNTVQEIKYNHINDAYFLYSSAINGVAFELLKPDNLKVGYIESGFDTIADDLINAGVDITKLTEADLASADLSVYDSIVTGIRANLSRADLVQNNERLHEYVENGGHLVVQYHKPGDNWDKQTTAPYPLEIGTPSIRWRVTDENAEVTMTQPEHKLFNYPNNITNSDWDNWVQERGLYFPMNWDERYETFVSMADPGEDPFTSGILMAEYGEGTYLYTNLVFYRQIDNQVPGGYRIFTNLISYGMEEN, encoded by the coding sequence ATGAGGAAAATATTTAATTTACTGACGTCCCTAATGTTGCTGCTGTCAATGGCCCCCCTCTCCGGGATAAACAACGCACCGGCCAGTCCAGACGTGGATTTATGGAATGCAGTAAAGCCGCTGAGTACAACCGTTACATTTCTAAATACTGGCGCACATCCAGATGATGAGCGAAGCGACTTACTCGCCTATTTATCCAGAGGGCTTGGTGTCAAATCAGCCAGTGTCATTGCCAATCGCGGTGAAGGCGGCCAGAATGAAATTGGTACAGAACTTGGCGACGGACTTGGAATCATAAGATCCAACGAAATGATTGAGGCAGCCAAAATCACTGGCGTGAAGGCTTATCATTTAAGTGAAACAACTTCAGATGCAATCTATGATTTCGGTTTTTCCAAATCACCTGAAGAAACACTAGAAAAATGGGGAGAAGAAATAACTTATGAACGATTAATTAGATTCATCAGAACGTATCAACCGGATATTGTGATGCCATCCTTCCGCGATGTCGATAATCAGCATGGACATCATCGCGCAATGACAATATTAAGTGAACGAACCTTTGAAGACGCTGCGGATCCATCCGTCTTCCCAGAACAGTTAACTGAAGGGTTAGCCGTCTGGCAAATCAAGAAGGTTTATCTGCCGGCAGAATCGGAAGACACTGCCACAACATCTATTGAAATTGGCGATTATGATCCAATCTATCAAATGACTTACCCACAACTTGGGGAAGCATCGAGGTACTTGCATAAGAGTCAAGGAATGGGTAGAGATCTTCCTGCGGAACCTAGACAAGCACATCTAGAACTCATCAAGGATTCGGTTGATGCCAAGAGCAATGAGCTCTTCGCAGGTATTCCCTATGACTTGAATGATTGGGCACAACTTGTTCCAAAAAATAATTTACGTGTTCATTTACAAAAACTACAAAATAAACTGGATGGTATTATTGACCTTTATCCTGAACGCAATTTGATTTTATTCGAATCGCAAAAGGCTTTAAAAGATATTCGTAAGCTAATCGCAGATACGAATAAGGCAAAAATGGATGCATCACTGAAAAATGACTTACTTCATAAACTTGCATTGAAAGAAGAACAGTTACAGGAAGTCAGCTTTGTTTCTTCAAGCTTGAAAGTTGAAACGACAATTAATTCAGACGTATTGACTCGAGGAGAAAGTACGAATGTCAGTATGACAATCACAAACGAAGGTGGCGATATGATTAAGCATATCGAACCCACGCTCTTGGCACCTAAAAAGTGGAAGATTAGTACAAAGGATAAAATAAAGCATTTAAAACCGAATGAGTCAAAAACAATCACTTTTAATGTGACAGTACCAAACGATGAAGAATATTTCCATCCATATAACGAATCAAGTCTTCAATCCAAAATCACGTTTAAAGAAAATGGAACTAAAGCCGAAAGCATTATGGAGCTTGATAACACAGTGGCCGTGCTTCCAGAAATTAGCCTTTCATCCAATCCAGTCAACTTGATGATTAATACGGCTGATGTACAAGAACAGGTTCCTGTAACCGTAAGCGTCAAGAATTATTCCAAAGGAGAAAATATTGCATCTGTTTCTCTTAACCTACCTGATGGATGGACAAGCAATCCAGAGCAAATTGATGTCAGCTTTTCAGAACGTTTCGACGAAAAAGAAATAGATTTTATTATCCACCCTGCCCGGCAGGTTGAAGAAGGTAATTTTTCTATCGATGTCCTTGCAACATCTCATGGAAAAACATTCGATAACACTGTACAGGAAATTAAGTATAACCATATAAATGATGCTTATTTCCTTTATTCTTCAGCTATTAATGGCGTTGCATTCGAACTATTGAAACCGGATAATCTGAAAGTAGGTTATATCGAAAGTGGATTTGATACAATTGCAGACGATTTAATAAATGCAGGAGTTGACATAACTAAACTAACTGAGGCAGATCTTGCTTCAGCAGATTTATCTGTATATGACTCGATTGTCACCGGAATCAGAGCCAATCTATCGCGGGCAGACCTTGTCCAAAATAATGAACGATTGCATGAATACGTAGAGAACGGTGGACATCTGGTTGTTCAATACCATAAACCTGGCGATAACTGGGATAAACAGACAACTGCTCCGTATCCACTAGAAATTGGAACGCCGTCAATCCGTTGGCGCGTAACCGATGAAAACGCCGAAGTGACCATGACACAGCCAGAACATAAGCTGTTCAACTATCCGAATAACATTACAAACAGTGATTGGGATAATTGGGTACAAGAACGCGGACTCTACTTCCCGATGAATTGGGATGAGCGTTATGAAACATTTGTGAGCATGGCCGACCCAGGCGAAGATCCATTCACAAGTGGTATTTTAATGGCTGAGTACGGTGAAGGTACCTACCTTTACACAAACCTGGTCTTCTATCGTCAAATCGATAATCAAGTCCCTGGCGGCTACCGAATTTTCACGAATTTAATCAGCTATGGGATGGAAGAGAACTAA
- a CDS encoding VOC family protein: MAVDVYLNFNGNCREAVEFYAEVFETGKPEIMTFGETPPNPDYQLPEEAKNLVMHTRLNISGSNVMFSDVFPGQPFVAGNNISLAFVSDDQDEIKSAFSKLSDGGNVRMELQETFWSKSYGSLKDKFGIEWQFSHEEVQEM, translated from the coding sequence ATGGCTGTAGATGTTTATTTGAATTTTAATGGGAATTGTCGTGAAGCTGTTGAATTTTATGCGGAAGTATTTGAAACAGGGAAACCAGAAATTATGACTTTTGGAGAAACACCGCCCAACCCTGACTACCAACTTCCAGAAGAAGCGAAAAATTTAGTAATGCACACGCGACTAAACATTAGCGGAAGCAACGTCATGTTTTCGGATGTTTTTCCAGGTCAGCCGTTTGTCGCGGGAAATAACATCAGTCTTGCGTTTGTCAGTGATGATCAGGATGAAATCAAATCCGCATTTAGTAAACTTTCCGATGGCGGTAACGTTCGCATGGAACTTCAGGAAACGTTTTGGAGCAAGAGCTACGGCAGTCTAAAGGACAAGTTTGGAATCGAATGGCAATTTAGTCATGAAGAAGTTCAGGAAATGTGA